The window GGCGCGGTCGTCCCGACCCTCTACTTCTCGGTCGTCATCCTCCAGTCGGTCTTCGGATATCTCGATTCCTTCGACGAACTGGCCGCGATCGAGGCGCTCCGCGAGGTGGCGTTCGAGGCCGGGATCGAGGAGGACGTCCTCGCCTCGCTCGAGGCCGAACTCCTCGCGGAGATCGAAAATACGCTCGGTAACGCCGTCGAACTCGTCCTCATGGAACTGGTACGGCTGTTGAACGCGAGCATCCGGATGAGCGTCGGTCTGCTGGTCCTCGTGTTCGTCCTCTACTACATGCTCGTCGACGGGGACGCGTTTATCGACTGGATCGAGGCCGTCGTGCCGATTTCCGACGAGGTGCGCGACGAACTCTTCGCGGAGATCGAGGTCGTCACCTGGGCGGTGATCCGGAGTCACGTCCTCGTCGCGCTCGTCGAAGGGTTGCTCGGCGGGCTCGGGTTCTACCTGCTCGGACTCCCGAACGTGGCGTTCTGGACGGTCGTAATGGTCGTCGCCTCGTTCCTGCCCGCCGTCGGCGTCTGGCTCATCTGGGGGCCGGCGGTTCTCTACCTTGCGACGACAGGGACCCCGCTCGAGGCCGCGGTGTTGTTCCTGTACGGGATCACCGCGCTCTCGCTTATCGACAACTACCTGCGGGCGATCTTCGTCGACCGGGGATCGGGACTCCATCCCGCGGTCGTCCTCGTGGGCGTTATCGGCGGAATCTACCTGCTCGGCATCATGGGGCTGTTCCTCGGCCCGGTCCTGCTCGCGGTGTTCAAGGCGGGCGTGACCGTCTTCAGCCGGGTAAACGGGTACGGCGAGGATCCGACCGGAGGCCCGGGGTCGCGACACGGCGGTCGCCGTCTCGACGGGACGGCGGAAGGCGAGAGCGGGGCCGGAACCGGGGCTGGAACTGGGTCCGGGACAGGGGCGAGCGCCGGAGAATAGGTGAGGCGGCTACTGCCCGACGGGAACGTCGGACACGTCAGTCGGCATGCTGTGCACGCTCGGCACGCGTGGTCGTCGGAATCCCGCGACCGCTGCTCGCCATGGCGAACAGCACGAGCGGCGAGAGGAAGCCGAACAGATAGAACGGGGCGTACGAGAGCGTCGGTACGCCGGTCGCCGACGCCATGAAGACGCCGCCGGCGTGCCACGGGAGGAGCGCGCCGGTCGGCGTACCGGCCGCCTCGACCGCACGCGAGAGTTCGTCGCTGCTCAGACCGAACTCGTCGTAGAGATTGCGCAACGTCATGCCCGGCAGGACGATGCTCATGTACTGCTGAGCGGTGAGCGCGTTGATGACGATCGCAGAGACGCCGGTGCCGGCGATCAGGCTCCCGGAGCTACTGACGCCCTGGGAGAGGCGGTGAGCGAGCACGGCGAGCACGCCCGTCTTCTCGAGCAGGCCGCCGAGGGCGAGCGCCGCGACGACGACGGTAATCGTCCAGGCCGAGCCCGTGAGACCGCCAGTGCCGAGGAGATCGTTCACGAGTTCCGAACCCGTCTCCGGCGCGGTGCCGTACATGAAGACCTCCCAGGCCGGGACGAAGCCCGTTCCCTGGACGACGATCGACGTGACGACGCCGGCGAGGATGCCGGCGACCAGCGTCGGCAGAGCGGGATAGCCGCGAAGCGCGAGGCCGAACGTGACCACGAGCGGCAGGAACGCGAGCAGGGACAGCGAGTACGTCCCTGCGAGTGCGGTCTGGATCTCCGCGACCTGCCCGGCCGGGACGGCGCCGCTGGCCCGGAGCCCGAGCGCGGCGAAGCCGAGCACCGAGAGGCCGAAGGCGACGGCAGTCCCGGTTCGCATGCGGTAGATGTGTTCGTACAGCGGCGTGTTCGTTACGCCGGCAGCGAGGTTCGTGGTATCCGAGAGCGGCGACTGCTTGTCCCCCGCGTACGCGCCGGAGATGACCGCACCGACGGTCATCGCCGGGTCGATGTTGAGCCCCGCGCCGATCCCGACGAACGCGACGCCGAGCGTCCCGACCGTCGTCCACGAGGAGCCGATCGAGAACGCGACGACGGCCGCCAGGATCGCCGCCGCGGGCAGGAACACCTGCGGTGAGAGCAACTCGAGGCCGTAGTACATCATCGCCGGGATGGTGCCGGCATCGACCCAGGTCGCGATCAGGGCGTAGATCGTAAAGAGGATCAGCAGGGCCTGCATCCCCATCAGGAGCCCGTTCGTGATCCCCTGTGAGAGGTCGTTCCATGTGTAGCCGAGATACCGACCGAACGCACCGGTTACGATAATGCTCCACAGCAGCGGTACGTGGGGATCGAGCCCGAGGAGTGCGGACCCGATCCCGAGAAAGAGGACGACCGCGAGCACCGGAACGAGCGCGAGACGGAACGAGGGGCGCCGGTCCGGATCGAGGTCGTCGATCGTCGTCGGTGTAAAGTCCAGTGTCATCACTCCGGGTTATGCACATAGGGAATAAAAGATTGGCGTTTCATTACTACAGAACATGCAACCTGATACCGAGAACCATGGCCTCACGAGCCATACGATCGGAGCCGATGGATTACTCGAGTGCCAGTACGGAGTCGGCGGCGCTGAAAATTATCGTCGCGAACGCGACCGTCGCGACATCAGTCCGTCAGCACGTGGACACGGCTCCCCGAACAGCCATCGCTAACGACGCTCACCGGCTCAGTTCGACCGGGAAAACGCGTCGAGATTCGACTGCAACCCCGCCGCGAGTTCGGACTTTCGCTGCAGCCGTTCGTAGGAAACCGGGAGCTGCTTCGCGACCTGTGCGACCGCCCCGTGGAACGTCTCGGCCTCGCCGTACTCGCCGGCGAGCGATTCCCGGTCGCCAGCGTTTCCGGGAACGCCGTCGAAGGCGTTACGGACGCTCTCGCGGACCTGCCAGACTCCGACCGGTGCCCAGTAGTCGTCGCTCACCTCCCGCAGGACGAGACACTTCGCCTGCCTGCCGATCGACTCGAGGTGTTCCAGGACGCCCAGGCGGGCGGCGTAATACGCGCCTGCGGTTTCGTCGACGTAGCTCGAGCGCCCGTCGTAGCCCTCGCTCGCGCTCTGGAGCCAGACGTCGTCCTCGGGATTGGGGTTCCAGATGCTGCCGGGCGCTTTCATCTCGACGAGTTCGAACTCCCAGCTGCCGGGCGCGAGGATCACCCAGTAGCGGTTGCCCATGTACTCGTTGACCCAGACCTGGACCTCGTCGACGCTCGGCTCGTTCCGGATGCGACCCCGAAGGAACTGGCCGATCGTGTCGTCGACGGCCGTGATCGACCATCGAGTCGGAACGAGCCGGCGCTGTTCGGTCTCACCCAGCGCACCGGCCGAGAGGATGGAGTTGATGTCGTAGACGTCGAACCCGCGACGATAGAGGTACGTCATCGCTCCCTGTGCCTGCCAGTCGTCGTCCTCGAGGGTCTTCTTGACCGGCTTCGGGACGTAGGGGTTCTCCCGCAGTTCGGCGTTGCGGGCGTTGGCCCGCGGCCCCCGTGGGGTCGCGACGTCGGTTCCGGGGTCGATCCCGAGATCCGGCGTGTCGTCGAGCCCGATCTCGAGGTCGACCGGCCGATCCGCGATGGCGACCTCGCGCTGGACGCCGACGAACCCCTCCCAGGCGTCGTGTACCGACGGCGTCAACCGGCTCGCGATCGACGGCGAGTCGACGTTCGCGCGTTTGTTCGAGTTCAGCAGGCCCGTCCGACGCTGGAGCACGTCGTCGATCGCGTACCCCTGCCGATACCAGTCGCCGTCGGTGACGTACTCCTCGGCGTCGTCCTCGTCCCCGACGGGCGAGAGCAGGCCGACGGGGATATCCGGATAGTTCGACCGCCCGACGAAGATCGAGGGCGAGGTCGAGCCCACGAGGGTATCCCCGGAGAGCGCGTCGTCGAACCGGCGCTCGAATTCCTCGAGGTGGTCCGTGATCTCGTAGGACTTCTCCTTGGCGAGGCGGCGACGTTCGGCCTCCTCGTCGGGCTCGAGATCCTCGATGTACTCGTCGAGGCGCATTCACCGGTCGTATGGATCGCGCGGGCTTGAATCTTGAGCTTCAGTCCAGAAAACGAGTGACGGAGGCGTTACTTATAGGTCATTCCGCTCAAACTATAACTGTGGACGTTCTGCTAGTCGTCATCGGGATTCTCGCGCTGGGAATCGGAGTGCAGATAGTCGCGAAGCGGCTCAGGGTCCCCAGCGTTCTCTTTCTCATCATCATCGGCGTCATCGTCGGTCCGGAGGGGCTGGGTTTCGTGACGATCGAGATGTTCGGCGACGGACTCGAGACGATCGTCGGCGTCAGCGTCGCCATCATCATCTTCGACGGGGCATTCCACCTCCGCCGGGACGAACTCGAGACGGCGTTTCGATCGGTCGGGCGGTTGACGACGGTCGGCGCGGCGCTGGCGTTCGTCGGGACGGCCGTCGCCGTCCGGGTGTTTCTCGGCACCGAGTGGGACATCGCCTTCCTCGTGGGCGCGTTGCTCGTGGCGACCGGGCCGACCGTCGTCACCCCCATCCTCGAGGTGATCACGGTCCGAAAACACGTCGAGACCGCGCTCGAGGCGGAAGGGATCATCAACGACGTGACCGCGGCCGTGCTGGCGATCGTTATCTTCGAGGCCGTCGTCGTCGGGAACTCCCCCGAGTCGGTGCCCGTGGAGTTCCTCCAGCGGCTGATCTCCGGGATCGGGATCGGCGTCGTCGTCGCGGCCGTCGTCTGGTTCCTCCTGGTGCGGGTCAGGCCGCCGGCGGGCGACGCCCCGCAGATGGCGCGGCTGGTAACGCTGACGGGGGCGCTTGTCGCGTTCGGCCTCGCGGAGTCGATCTTTCCAGAGACGGGGGTCGCCGCGGTGGCGACCAGCGGGCTCATCCTCGGCAACGTCGACCTCCCACACAGAGACGAGATTCTCGCGTTCAACCGCGACCTGACGCTGGTCGTTCTCGCGTTCGTGTTCATCTCGCTCGCGGCGCTGATCGACTTCGATTCGCTGATCGGGCTGGGTACCGGCGGTATCGCCGTCGTCGTCGCGGTCACGCTGTTCGTCCGCCCGATCCTCGTTGCGCTCTCGACGACCGACCCCCACTTCAGCCGCGAGGAGCGGCTCTTCCTCTCGTTCGTCGGCCCCCGCGGCATCATCCCGGCCTCCGTGGCGACCCTGTTCGCGATCGAACTGGAGGCCGCGGGACAGTTCGAGGCCGCCCAGACGCTCGCGGGGACCGTCTTCCTGGTGATCTTCATCACCGTCGTCATTCAGGCGGGATTCGCCCGCCAGATCGCCGAATACTTCGGAGTGATACCAATGCCAACGATCATCGTCGGCGGGGGCCGCGTCGGACGTGCTCTCGCCACGCGACTGGAGAACCGGGGCGAAAACGTCGTCATCATCGACGAATCCGCGGACGAAGTCGAGCGGTTGCGCCAGGACGGGTACACCGTCGTCGAAGGGGACGGAACGGACGCCAATACGCTCGAGGAAGCCGACATCGAACGAGCCTGCATCGTGGCTGCGACGACGGCCGACGACGATACCAACCTGCTCGTCTCCCAGCTCGCACGGACCAAGTTCGGGGTCGAGACGGTCGTCGCCAGGGTCAACCAGCCGGACAACGTCGACTCCTTCAAGGCACTCGACGTGCAGGCGATCGACGTCGCGAGCGCGACTGCCTGGTCGCTCGACAACGAGATCGAACGACCCGCGCTCGCCCACTGGATGAACGAACTCGGCGAAGGCCACGACGCCCAGGAGATCACGGTCACCGCGACCGATCTGGTCGGCTCGACGATCGCCGAACTCGACGCGGAGATCCCGGACGGCGTCATCGTTGGGGTTATCGCTCGCGACGGCGAGACTCACGTTCCCGGGGCCGATACGGTTCTCGAGGAGGAGGACAAGGTGACGTTCCTCGGCCGCGAGGAGGCGGTCCGTGACGCGGTTCGGCGGTTCCACCCGCACGACTGACGGCTGGCGAGTCGAACACTCGCGGTCGGCCGCCGAACGGGACCGTCGGACTGGACGCTCGCGTCTCGAGTTCGTGGCAAGAATCGGCCGAGCGGACGGACTGGCGGACGCCGGCACGGCGTCCGCGGCTGTCCGTACTGTTGTCAGAGGCACGGCCCCACCGGCGTCAGGCACTCCGTCGAACTCGACGGTGGGCCGCACTCGTCTATACCCCGGGGGGAGTAAAATAGCCGTCAGGGTGTTTTCCGAACGAGAAAACGCCCACATGTGCATCGACTCGCGCGAGGACCCCCTGGCACCCTGGCTTCCCGGCTTCCTGGCCCCTGGCGAGCAGGCGAAAGACAACCGTTAAAAACGCCGGGCGGGAAGGGAGGTGTATGAGTACGACGAACGACCGAGAGACGCGCTCGTGCGTCTCCTGTGGGCTCAACATCGCGGGAACGAACGCCGCGTCGTTCAAGTGCCCCGACTGTGGCCAGCAGATCTACCGCTGTGCCAAGTGTCGCAAGCAGAGCAACCTCTACGAGTGCCCGGACTGCGGATTCACCGGACCCTGATACACCATGGGAAAAGTAGCAGCCAAGATCAAGGTCATGCCGGACAGCCCCGAGATGGACCTCGACGCGCTCCAGGAGCGCCTCGAGAGCGCGCTCCCCGAGGGTGCGAAGATCAACGGCGTCGAGCGCGAGGAAGTCGCGTTCGGCCTCACCGCGCTCTACCCGACCGTGATCGTCCCGGACGGTGCGGGCGGCACGGAGACGGTCGAGGAGAACTTCGCGGACGTCGAGGGCGTCGAGAGCGTCGACGTCGATAACGTCGGCCGTATCTGAACCCACTCGCGGTCGCGACTTGCGGTTTTTCGGAGTCGAACCGCGAAGCGACGCGTCTCGAGCGTGCTCTGCCGGACGGCGGTCGGTACGCTCGACTCGCTGGATCCTCCGGGGTCGACCGGGTGACTGAAGGCCTTTGTGAGTGGCGACGAACGGGGGTGTATGGCGAGCGACGAGACGCTCTCGATCGACTACATCGACCACGAAGCCGTCACGGAACTCATCGACGTCATCACGTACTGTGTCGAAGGGATCAGTCTCTCGTTCGATCGGTGGGACGAACCCTACGTGCAGGGGCCGGGTCTGTACTTCGTGGTCGTCGCCGGAACGTCGATCGAGGAGTACGCCGACCCGATGGGCGAGAACCGGTGGCCGACCGACGAGTGTCCATCGGTCAGCGGACGGCTGGAGTCTTTCTACGACGTCGCCCGGTCGGTCGCGCTCGAGCGCGACGGCGCGGTCGTCGTCACGGTCGACGGGACGATCCACGAGCAGATGGTTCGGCTCAAGGACCTCTCGGCGGACGAACTCGAGGCACTGCCCGTGAGTGCGGATCACTCCTACGCCGAGTGGATGGGAGCACGCCACATGAGCGCGATGGACACCTCCGCGCGGGAGGAGGTGGTCGCCACCGTAACGCTCAGCGAGGAGAGCGGCCGCGTCTCGATCTTCCAGGACGGCGACTACGTCGATTTCGAGCGCGAGGAGATCGGCGGCGTCTGGCGGGCGGATTCCTGACAGGGATCGAAGGCGGTTCGGCGCAATAGTGACGGCCGGGGGATCAATCGATCGTTCGCTTCTCCTCGGGATCGACCGTCGCGAGGTACTGCTCGAGCAGGTCCGGGAACTCCCGCCCGCGGATGTACCGCAGGCCGAAGTCCTCGGTCCAGTCGATGATCCCCCGATCTTCGGTGACGACCCCCGCGTCGAGTTCGCGGGCGAGGATCAGGAGGTCGAAGTCCTCCCGCGAGTCGAGCACCCCGGTCCGCATCGCGCCGCGGTACTTGTCGCGCAGGTCGGAGATCACCGCGTCGACCTCCGTCTTGTGCTCGTGGTCCTCGAGCGGTTCGTCCGACGCCCGCTCGGCCCGGCGGACGGCCTCCTCGGAGACCCGGAGCCCGCGGTCGACCCGGTCGCTCATCTCGTCGACGAAGCTGTAGACGACGTTGGCCGGGATCTCGAGCCCGTACCGGTCGGGGTGTTTGCGGACGACCCAGGTGTTGAGCTTCGCGTAGACCTCCTCGGCGACCCCGCGGGCCTCGAGCATCGTCGTGAGTTCGTCGTGGATCGTCGGCGGGACGTAACAGGAGATGCCGAGGTTGAGCCGCGCGTGGGCGATCAGGTCGAGGAGTCGCAGGACGGCCTCCTCGAGCGACTCGTCCTCACGGCGGATCTCCTCGGTGACGAACAGCGAGGTGTCGAGGACGAACCGCTGTTTGAACGTCTCCGTGGACATGGTGCGAGATTGGGGGCGGACGGAGAAATAAGTGGGCCGTCCGCCGGGGACTTACCCGTCGGACGTGGACGTCTCGGTGTCTTCGCGGGAACCGACGTCGGAGTCGTCCCGCGAGGCGTCGGGGGTCGCCCCTCGTGCCCACTCCCGGTGCGTCATCGGTCCAGGGAGGTGTTCGAGGACCCCCGTCTCGAGCGCTTGCAAACACTCCTCGACGGAGTACGTGCGTTCATCGTCCGAACAGGGGACGACGCACTCGAGCGTCTCGCCGGCGTAAATAGCGGCACAGACGGTCGGAACGCAAAGCTCTCGAAAGGCGTCGGTGTCGGGATCGGAGGCAGAGTTTGAGCCTGGGAACGGGTGACTTTCCGTCCCTGTCCCCGCCTCGAGCATCGACGATACCTCGCGACGCCTGAACGCCGGCTCGAGGCTGTACCCCTCGCTGTCGGCCCACGACCGGAAGGCCGCAACGGTCGCAGTCACCGACGCGGGGCCGTCGGCGATCGTTTCGAGCACGGGTCGGACCGAACTCCACGTCGTCACCGTTACGTCCGAGACGCGATCGATCTCCTCCAGCCTGCGTGCCCTCTCGACCACAGCGAGGAGTCGGTCCACGGCTTCGGCCGGTGCCCGCCCGCGGAGGTAGAGATCCACGCGGAGCGGTTCTCGCGGCGGTGTATCGGAGTCAATCATTGCTCGAGTGAGACGGCGTCGGTAGTAGTGCGGGCACTGCCGCCGTGGTTAAAAGTATCAGTTTATCAGTGCGTCCGACTCTCGCGGCTGCGCTCAGGTCGGCTCGAGAGAACGAGCCGACAAAGCCGGCGACCCGACGCCGGGGGAAAAGACGGGACGGAACGACGTTACTGGTTACTGGTCGGGCTGTCGGTCCGGGTCGGCCCCGAGGTCCGCCTCCGAGACGATCTGTGCGCCCGGCTCCGAGAGGTCGACGGTGACGTCCTCGGGGACGGCCTTGCTGATCTCGTCGACGTTCCCGGCGAGCACCGTCAGGATGTCGTCCGGGTTCGCGTACAGCAGCATCGTCCCGTCCTGCCCTTCGGCGACGAGTTGGGTGTCGTTCAACACGACCTGATCGTTCTGGATGGTCGCCGAGACGACCGGCAGCGCCGCCGGCTTGCCGGGTTCGTCGTCGCGGACCTTGCGGATGTGGACCGCATCGAGGTCGAGCACCTCCTTGTACTCCTCGATCCGCTCGGCGCAGGCGACCATGTCCTGGAGCAAAGCGGTCTTGTCCTCGTGGCCCGGGTGATCGCCGTCGAGACAGTGCTGGCAGACGCGGAGTTCGAGTCGCATTGGACGTCCGTTGTCGCTCGAGGCCGATGAGAATTCCGTTTCCCGACCTGCCGTCCCATCGCCGTTGCCTTCCGTCCCGCCCGTGCGGTTTCTTTGCCCCCGATATCGTACGAGCCCGTATGGCCGACGGCAACCGGCCGGCCGACGGAGCGCCGCCCGATCCCGACGCCCTGCTGGCAGAAGGGTACCACAGGCGACTCGGGATCGGGGAATCCGCGTTCCGCCAGCTCGCGGAGTACCTCGAGCGACGGGAGTACGAGGGGCGGCCCTACTGGCACGTCTCGGACTACCGCCGGGGAATCGAACGCGGGACGGTCCTGATCGGCGGAACGGTCGTCCGCGGGTTTCCGAAGGTTCCCCGGACGCTCGTCCTCGAGACCGGCGTCCCCGAGGGGTTCCCCGATCACGACGCCGTCGCGGTCGAGGAGAAGCTCAACGGCTACAACGTCCGTGTGGCGCGGATCGGCAGCGACGACGGCGACGACGGCGACCTGCTCGCGTTCACCCGAAGCGGCCTGATCTGCCCGTTCACGACCCGGGTACTGGAGCGACTGGTCGAGCTCGAGCCGCTGTTCGACGCCTTCCCCGATGCGATGGTGTGTGGGGAGATGATCGGGCCGGAGAACCCCTACACGGCCCACGAGTACGCGGACGTCGACTCGCTCGCGTTCCGCGCGTTCGACTGGCGGGACCGCGAGTCCGGCGACCCCCTCCCCGTGCGGGAACGACGGGAGCGATACGAGCGGTTCGACGTCCCCCAGACGCGGCTGTTCGGCATCTACGACGTCGCGGAGAGCGGCCGATCGCCGACCACGGACGGTTCGGGACGCGAGGACGGCGGCGACTCGCCGAAAGGGAAGCCGACCGCCGCCGACGAAGTGCGACGGATCATCGAGCGCCTGGACGAACGGGGCCGCGAGGGCGTCGTGATGAAGTCCCTCGACGGCCGGGAGCAACTCAAGTACACGACGTCGGCCGCCAACGTCGGGGACCTCGCCTACGCGTTCTCGTTGCCGTTCGACTACGGCCAGGCGTTCATGTTC of the Halobiforma lacisalsi AJ5 genome contains:
- the arcD gene encoding arginine/ornithine antiporter ArcD; this translates as MTLDFTPTTIDDLDPDRRPSFRLALVPVLAVVLFLGIGSALLGLDPHVPLLWSIIVTGAFGRYLGYTWNDLSQGITNGLLMGMQALLILFTIYALIATWVDAGTIPAMMYYGLELLSPQVFLPAAAILAAVVAFSIGSSWTTVGTLGVAFVGIGAGLNIDPAMTVGAVISGAYAGDKQSPLSDTTNLAAGVTNTPLYEHIYRMRTGTAVAFGLSVLGFAALGLRASGAVPAGQVAEIQTALAGTYSLSLLAFLPLVVTFGLALRGYPALPTLVAGILAGVVTSIVVQGTGFVPAWEVFMYGTAPETGSELVNDLLGTGGLTGSAWTITVVVAALALGGLLEKTGVLAVLAHRLSQGVSSSGSLIAGTGVSAIVINALTAQQYMSIVLPGMTLRNLYDEFGLSSDELSRAVEAAGTPTGALLPWHAGGVFMASATGVPTLSYAPFYLFGFLSPLVLFAMASSGRGIPTTTRAERAQHAD
- a CDS encoding elongation factor 1-beta → MGKVAAKIKVMPDSPEMDLDALQERLESALPEGAKINGVEREEVAFGLTALYPTVIVPDGAGGTETVEENFADVEGVESVDVDNVGRI
- a CDS encoding HVO_2753 family zinc finger protein, producing MSTTNDRETRSCVSCGLNIAGTNAASFKCPDCGQQIYRCAKCRKQSNLYECPDCGFTGP
- a CDS encoding HTH domain-containing protein, producing the protein MIDSDTPPREPLRVDLYLRGRAPAEAVDRLLAVVERARRLEEIDRVSDVTVTTWSSVRPVLETIADGPASVTATVAAFRSWADSEGYSLEPAFRRREVSSMLEAGTGTESHPFPGSNSASDPDTDAFRELCVPTVCAAIYAGETLECVVPCSDDERTYSVEECLQALETGVLEHLPGPMTHREWARGATPDASRDDSDVGSREDTETSTSDG
- a CDS encoding diadenylate cyclase, coding for MASDETLSIDYIDHEAVTELIDVITYCVEGISLSFDRWDEPYVQGPGLYFVVVAGTSIEEYADPMGENRWPTDECPSVSGRLESFYDVARSVALERDGAVVVTVDGTIHEQMVRLKDLSADELEALPVSADHSYAEWMGARHMSAMDTSAREEVVATVTLSEESGRVSIFQDGDYVDFEREEIGGVWRADS
- a CDS encoding AI-2E family transporter, giving the protein MDVRTAFFGLLLVALGTIAALLVAPLLQYVLAAGLLAFVLYPAQVRLEERVPERLAAIVLTALAVAGAVVPTLYFSVVILQSVFGYLDSFDELAAIEALREVAFEAGIEEDVLASLEAELLAEIENTLGNAVELVLMELVRLLNASIRMSVGLLVLVFVLYYMLVDGDAFIDWIEAVVPISDEVRDELFAEIEVVTWAVIRSHVLVALVEGLLGGLGFYLLGLPNVAFWTVVMVVASFLPAVGVWLIWGPAVLYLATTGTPLEAAVLFLYGITALSLIDNYLRAIFVDRGSGLHPAVVLVGVIGGIYLLGIMGLFLGPVLLAVFKAGVTVFSRVNGYGEDPTGGPGSRHGGRRLDGTAEGESGAGTGAGTGSGTGASAGE
- a CDS encoding cation:proton antiporter domain-containing protein; the protein is MDVLLVVIGILALGIGVQIVAKRLRVPSVLFLIIIGVIVGPEGLGFVTIEMFGDGLETIVGVSVAIIIFDGAFHLRRDELETAFRSVGRLTTVGAALAFVGTAVAVRVFLGTEWDIAFLVGALLVATGPTVVTPILEVITVRKHVETALEAEGIINDVTAAVLAIVIFEAVVVGNSPESVPVEFLQRLISGIGIGVVVAAVVWFLLVRVRPPAGDAPQMARLVTLTGALVAFGLAESIFPETGVAAVATSGLILGNVDLPHRDEILAFNRDLTLVVLAFVFISLAALIDFDSLIGLGTGGIAVVVAVTLFVRPILVALSTTDPHFSREERLFLSFVGPRGIIPASVATLFAIELEAAGQFEAAQTLAGTVFLVIFITVVIQAGFARQIAEYFGVIPMPTIIVGGGRVGRALATRLENRGENVVIIDESADEVERLRQDGYTVVEGDGTDANTLEEADIERACIVAATTADDDTNLLVSQLARTKFGVETVVARVNQPDNVDSFKALDVQAIDVASATAWSLDNEIERPALAHWMNELGEGHDAQEITVTATDLVGSTIAELDAEIPDGVIVGVIARDGETHVPGADTVLEEEDKVTFLGREEAVRDAVRRFHPHD
- the nreA gene encoding DNA repair protein NreA yields the protein MRLDEYIEDLEPDEEAERRRLAKEKSYEITDHLEEFERRFDDALSGDTLVGSTSPSIFVGRSNYPDIPVGLLSPVGDEDDAEEYVTDGDWYRQGYAIDDVLQRRTGLLNSNKRANVDSPSIASRLTPSVHDAWEGFVGVQREVAIADRPVDLEIGLDDTPDLGIDPGTDVATPRGPRANARNAELRENPYVPKPVKKTLEDDDWQAQGAMTYLYRRGFDVYDINSILSAGALGETEQRRLVPTRWSITAVDDTIGQFLRGRIRNEPSVDEVQVWVNEYMGNRYWVILAPGSWEFELVEMKAPGSIWNPNPEDDVWLQSASEGYDGRSSYVDETAGAYYAARLGVLEHLESIGRQAKCLVLREVSDDYWAPVGVWQVRESVRNAFDGVPGNAGDRESLAGEYGEAETFHGAVAQVAKQLPVSYERLQRKSELAAGLQSNLDAFSRSN
- a CDS encoding RNA ligase, with protein sequence MADGNRPADGAPPDPDALLAEGYHRRLGIGESAFRQLAEYLERREYEGRPYWHVSDYRRGIERGTVLIGGTVVRGFPKVPRTLVLETGVPEGFPDHDAVAVEEKLNGYNVRVARIGSDDGDDGDLLAFTRSGLICPFTTRVLERLVELEPLFDAFPDAMVCGEMIGPENPYTAHEYADVDSLAFRAFDWRDRESGDPLPVRERRERYERFDVPQTRLFGIYDVAESGRSPTTDGSGREDGGDSPKGKPTAADEVRRIIERLDERGREGVVMKSLDGREQLKYTTSAANVGDLAYAFSLPFDYGQAFMFRRLIREAFQSVEWDESDEEARERTHDLGEAILLSMRDTIETVAEGESVGERHTVRASPEAVDALLEHLRGQGLRIEIESDEREDGDRVVTFCKRTQSTNDKTKNYLEGQVVRE
- a CDS encoding RNA ligase partner protein, whose amino-acid sequence is MSTETFKQRFVLDTSLFVTEEIRREDESLEEAVLRLLDLIAHARLNLGISCYVPPTIHDELTTMLEARGVAEEVYAKLNTWVVRKHPDRYGLEIPANVVYSFVDEMSDRVDRGLRVSEEAVRRAERASDEPLEDHEHKTEVDAVISDLRDKYRGAMRTGVLDSREDFDLLILARELDAGVVTEDRGIIDWTEDFGLRYIRGREFPDLLEQYLATVDPEEKRTID